In Aliiglaciecola sp. LCG003, a genomic segment contains:
- a CDS encoding hydrogen peroxide-inducible genes activator: MKWPNLKHLHYLVTLHQVQHFNKAAQQCHVSQSTLSTAIQNLEEQFGCQLLERDHKTFVFTSFGLELVERSRHLLNDANELIDFAQTAGNWQAGKLKLGVIPTIAPFIFEGVLNQVSQNLPQIQLQLQEDTTENLLRQLSDGSLDLLVLALPMDTPGCKQLVIGHDPFHLIAHSDLVGTLPQPMDFSALPKESVFLLQKEHCMTGHAVSACGLQHSEQVSSLAASSLYTLVQLANSKLGFTFMPELAIKHNILNTAPLVSMPAEDKAYREIGLVWRTGTTRVRLFRLLGELLSPLMPIPTLEK; encoded by the coding sequence ATGAAATGGCCAAACCTCAAACATTTACATTATTTAGTGACACTGCATCAAGTCCAGCATTTCAATAAAGCCGCCCAGCAATGTCATGTTAGTCAATCAACGCTGAGTACCGCGATTCAGAACTTGGAAGAGCAGTTTGGCTGTCAATTACTTGAGCGAGACCATAAGACTTTTGTGTTTACTTCCTTTGGTTTGGAATTAGTGGAACGCAGTAGACACCTACTCAATGACGCGAATGAACTGATCGACTTTGCCCAAACTGCGGGAAATTGGCAGGCTGGCAAGTTAAAGCTTGGGGTGATCCCAACCATAGCTCCGTTTATTTTTGAAGGCGTGTTGAATCAGGTAAGTCAAAACCTTCCTCAAATTCAGCTGCAATTACAAGAAGACACCACTGAGAATTTGCTTCGACAACTTTCAGATGGTTCATTGGATTTACTTGTCCTAGCATTACCTATGGATACCCCGGGCTGCAAGCAGTTGGTCATAGGGCATGATCCTTTTCACTTGATAGCTCACAGTGACTTGGTCGGGACTTTACCTCAGCCGATGGATTTTTCTGCATTGCCCAAAGAAAGTGTATTTTTATTGCAAAAAGAACATTGTATGACAGGTCATGCAGTCAGTGCCTGTGGTCTCCAGCATTCTGAGCAGGTGAGTTCTTTAGCGGCTTCTAGCCTGTACACTTTGGTCCAGTTAGCCAACAGCAAATTGGGCTTCACTTTTATGCCCGAGCTAGCCATAAAACATAACATCCTTAACACTGCACCACTGGTCTCAATGCCAGCAGAAGATAAAGCATATCGGGAAATCGGCTTAGTATGGCGGACTGGAACAACCCGTGTCAGGCTGTTTAGGCTTTTGGGAGAATTGTTGTCTCCACTGATGCCCATTCCCACCCTCGAAAAATAA
- a CDS encoding beta-ketoacyl-ACP synthase III, translating to MTKQVVISGSGLWTPEHSISNSELVDSYNQFAEKFNQQNAQAIDSGEIDAKPSSSAEFVEKASGIKSRYIYVKDGVLDIDRMRPRIAERSDDELSHQAEIALKAAKKALKAANKKASDVDAVIVSCAYTQRSYPAIAIEVQGALGIKGFAFDMLVACSAATFGVHRAYEMIAAETAKCVLVINPELVSPQINYTDRDSHFIFGDVATAMVIEHKSTADSEHQFEILSTKAVTDFSSNIRSNFGYMSRAFDSSPYGADKLFHQEGRKVFKEVCPMAAAHISEHLDRHELTSADVKRWWLHQANINMNTLITKRLLGREAQPTEAPIVLDTYANTASAGSIIAFNLHHQDLVSGDYGLICSFGAGYSIGSMVLQKR from the coding sequence ATGACAAAGCAAGTTGTAATCAGTGGCTCAGGGTTGTGGACGCCAGAGCACAGTATTTCTAACAGCGAATTGGTTGATAGTTATAATCAATTTGCCGAAAAATTTAATCAACAGAATGCGCAAGCAATTGATAGCGGTGAAATTGACGCTAAGCCTTCTTCTAGCGCTGAATTTGTTGAAAAAGCCTCAGGCATAAAAAGTCGCTATATTTACGTTAAAGACGGGGTGCTGGATATAGATCGCATGCGCCCTCGTATCGCGGAACGAAGTGATGATGAATTATCTCATCAAGCCGAAATCGCCTTAAAGGCGGCTAAAAAAGCCCTGAAGGCAGCTAATAAAAAGGCTTCTGATGTAGATGCTGTTATAGTTTCATGTGCTTATACTCAGCGGTCTTATCCCGCTATCGCCATTGAAGTGCAAGGTGCTTTGGGTATTAAAGGGTTTGCTTTTGATATGTTAGTGGCTTGTTCGGCGGCTACATTTGGAGTGCACCGTGCCTATGAAATGATTGCCGCAGAGACGGCTAAATGTGTTTTGGTGATCAATCCTGAATTGGTCTCTCCGCAGATAAACTATACCGATAGAGATAGTCATTTCATTTTTGGTGATGTTGCTACTGCCATGGTTATTGAGCATAAAAGTACGGCTGACAGCGAACATCAATTTGAGATTCTAAGTACCAAAGCGGTAACTGATTTTTCCAGCAATATACGCTCCAATTTCGGCTATATGTCTCGGGCTTTCGATAGCTCCCCTTATGGTGCAGATAAATTGTTTCATCAAGAAGGACGTAAGGTCTTTAAAGAAGTGTGCCCGATGGCTGCGGCGCATATCAGTGAGCATCTTGATCGTCATGAGTTGACGTCCGCAGATGTGAAACGATGGTGGCTACATCAAGCCAATATTAATATGAATACCTTAATTACCAAGCGCCTATTAGGCCGTGAAGCTCAACCAACAGAAGCGCCAATTGTATTAGACACTTATGCTAATACCGCTTCTGCCGGTTCGATTATTGCGTTCAACTTACACCATCAAGATCTAGTTTCAGGAGATTATGGTTTAATTTGTTCATTCGGCGCAGGCTATTCCATTGGTAGTATGGTGTTGCAGAAACGCTAG
- the prsK gene encoding XrtA/PEP-CTERM system histidine kinase PrsK, which translates to MIADLGFALSTISYGLLLLLLFTVRKAGLAKYLLILATAATSLWSLSHINALFGPVIINQLLLFDTCKQLIWLVFLLSCIKNDFYNLKEVIARPFSMLMLAIPLIAIGLPFFLQLDITWRFLLQTVIALQLLVMLELIYRQAGEHKWAYKPLILYLGATNLFEFVTYANATMVGSLEVNYIAARGFIYAVLLPLLVLAIRRIKHWGVDIFISREIVLHSSLLMVAGGYLFIMAMAGYFVKYIGGQWGGTIQIVLIALSTALLMTLFLSNSLRMKIRVFITKHFFANQFDYRIEWLKLTESLPSNESDLTAVYRNALGGLMQAIDYNSGILIKKQGQSLRVVSQTERDDLSPREWQLLDDFSRYCEHKNWIIDIEELRYKPFVYEGLKVNHALLNECSFQIVLPIYKSQQLWGLALMSSDQSSRRLNWELRDYLSAVTAQVSSYVFHNEAGKEVAENAQFAAFNRMSAFVLHDLKNVLAQIDLILCNAEQHKDNPEFIDDTFETLQHTKARMDKMLRQLTDKNEAQQNHEKLCTVSIALDNVITHKCAGNLPEPRLNVLHEKQLVIDEEKFCNVMYHLISNAQQATPDDGSVTITVDMNQLGNFLLVTIADTGEGMSQDFIERRLFKPFDTTKGNAGMGIGAYDAKNFVEKIGGSIQVQSTQDKGSVFTLSFPAE; encoded by the coding sequence ATGATTGCAGATTTAGGGTTTGCGTTAAGTACAATCAGTTACGGGCTATTATTGCTACTGCTGTTTACGGTCAGAAAAGCTGGGTTGGCAAAATACCTTCTCATCCTAGCGACTGCTGCCACTTCGTTATGGTCCTTGTCGCATATAAATGCGCTTTTTGGCCCAGTGATAATCAATCAGTTACTGTTGTTTGATACTTGTAAGCAACTAATTTGGCTCGTCTTTCTTCTTTCTTGTATTAAAAATGACTTCTACAATTTAAAAGAAGTCATTGCCCGTCCGTTCTCAATGCTGATGTTAGCAATTCCACTTATAGCCATTGGCTTGCCGTTTTTTCTGCAGCTAGATATAACGTGGCGCTTTCTACTGCAAACTGTCATCGCCCTACAGTTATTAGTCATGTTAGAGCTGATTTATCGTCAGGCAGGCGAACATAAGTGGGCTTACAAACCGCTTATCTTGTATCTGGGAGCGACCAACCTATTTGAATTTGTCACCTATGCCAACGCTACTATGGTTGGCAGTCTAGAAGTCAACTATATCGCCGCCAGAGGATTTATTTACGCCGTGTTATTGCCTCTACTGGTGTTGGCCATCCGTCGGATTAAGCATTGGGGAGTCGACATATTCATATCTCGCGAAATAGTACTGCACAGCTCATTATTAATGGTTGCAGGCGGTTACTTATTCATTATGGCGATGGCCGGTTATTTCGTAAAATATATTGGCGGTCAATGGGGCGGAACAATCCAGATAGTGCTTATTGCGTTGTCCACTGCGCTATTGATGACATTATTTTTATCCAATAGTTTAAGAATGAAAATTAGAGTGTTTATCACCAAACACTTTTTTGCTAATCAGTTCGATTATCGTATTGAGTGGTTAAAACTAACCGAGTCCTTACCTTCTAATGAGTCGGATTTAACTGCAGTTTATCGTAATGCACTTGGCGGTTTAATGCAGGCAATTGATTACAACTCTGGAATACTAATTAAAAAACAAGGACAGTCACTTCGAGTTGTCTCACAAACAGAGCGTGACGACTTATCCCCCCGTGAGTGGCAACTGCTGGATGATTTTTCACGTTATTGCGAGCACAAAAACTGGATAATTGACATCGAGGAGTTACGTTATAAACCTTTTGTTTATGAAGGTCTCAAAGTTAATCACGCGCTGCTCAATGAATGTTCATTTCAAATTGTCCTGCCGATATATAAATCTCAACAACTCTGGGGGTTGGCATTGATGAGTTCCGATCAATCTTCCCGACGATTAAATTGGGAATTACGGGATTATCTATCTGCTGTTACCGCTCAAGTATCTAGTTATGTATTTCACAATGAAGCCGGCAAAGAAGTCGCTGAAAACGCACAGTTTGCGGCCTTTAACCGCATGTCTGCGTTTGTGTTGCATGATCTTAAAAATGTTTTGGCCCAAATCGATTTAATACTTTGCAATGCCGAGCAACATAAAGATAACCCCGAATTTATTGACGATACATTCGAAACCTTGCAGCACACAAAAGCACGAATGGACAAAATGTTACGCCAGTTGACAGACAAGAATGAAGCCCAACAAAATCATGAGAAGCTTTGTACCGTTTCCATCGCATTGGATAACGTCATTACCCATAAGTGTGCAGGAAATTTACCTGAACCTAGATTAAATGTGTTGCACGAGAAACAACTGGTGATAGATGAAGAAAAATTCTGTAATGTAATGTATCACCTCATAAGCAATGCTCAACAAGCTACACCTGATGATGGTTCAGTAACAATTACAGTTGATATGAATCAATTAGGTAACTTTTTGCTGGTGACAATCGCTGATACAGGGGAGGGCATGAGCCAGGACTTCATTGAACGTCGATTGTTCAAACCATTTGATACCACCAAAGGCAATGCTGGTATGGGCATTGGCGCCTATGATGCAAAGAACTTTGTTGAAAAAATTGGTGGAAGCATTCAGGTGCAAAGTACACAAGACAAAGGTTCGGTGTTTACGCTGTCCTTTCCTGCGGAATAA
- a CDS encoding sigma-70 family RNA polymerase sigma factor, with the protein MFEKSDEQLINKALAGNKRAWMSLLKRYETQIYNYGIRMTGSNEDALDLMQEIFISVFRNLASYRAEGSFKGWLFKIAHYRCIEFYRRKKPNQGLEGVPELESQEPCVESRMSAIQDTNQLVIAMQQLPLAQKAVVELKFFGQFTFDEIADQLGISANTVKSRLYGALAKLKTLLEVEYA; encoded by the coding sequence GTGTTTGAAAAAAGCGATGAACAGCTCATTAATAAAGCATTGGCAGGCAACAAACGAGCCTGGATGAGCTTATTAAAGCGCTATGAAACTCAAATATATAATTACGGTATTCGGATGACCGGCAGCAATGAAGATGCATTAGATTTAATGCAAGAAATTTTCATTTCTGTCTTTCGTAATTTGGCCAGCTATCGCGCTGAGGGAAGCTTCAAAGGATGGCTGTTTAAAATCGCCCACTACCGATGTATTGAGTTTTATCGGCGTAAAAAACCCAACCAAGGATTGGAAGGTGTTCCTGAGCTAGAAAGCCAAGAGCCTTGCGTGGAAAGTCGGATGAGCGCCATTCAAGATACTAATCAACTGGTAATTGCTATGCAGCAATTACCCTTGGCGCAGAAAGCCGTAGTGGAGCTTAAGTTTTTCGGTCAATTTACCTTTGATGAAATTGCCGACCAGTTAGGTATTTCGGCAAATACGGTAAAGTCTAGATTGTATGGGGCTTTGGCAAAGTTAAAAACCTTATTGGAGGTGGAATATGCTTGA